GAAACCGTCCGGCAGGGCAAGGTGCCCACCAAGTGGGCGGACAACCTGCTGGCCGCGATCGATGCCAGCAAGAAGCCGCCGCTGGAGCGCCTGCTGTTCGCGCTGGGCATCCGGCACGTGGGCGAATCGACCGGGAAAACGCTGGCCGACTGGCTGGGCAGGTTCGAGCTGGTGCGCCGCGCGCCGGCCGCGCTGCTGCGGGTGCTGCCCGATATCGGCGGCACCGTGGCCGAGTCGATCGCCGACTTCTTTGCCGAAGAGAAGAACCAGCAGGCCATCGATGCGCTGCTGGCCGCGGGCGTCACGCCGCAGGGCGAACATCCGCCCAAGGCGCAGCTGCGGGAAAAGCTCGACGAGGTCAAGCTGCTCGCCGCGCTGGGCATCCCGAAATTGACCGAGCCCCGTGCGAAGCAGTTGCTGGCGGACGGCATGACGCTGGAATCGCTGGCGTTCCTGCAGGTGTTCAACGCGTTCGGCCTGCCGGCGACCGTGAGCGCGTCGCTCGACGAGTGGATGGCGTCCGAGGCGAACCGGCAGGTGCTGATGGACCTTTCGGCGTTGCGCACGGAACTGCTGGCGCAGTTGCCGGAAGCGGCCGCCGCCGACGAAGGCCCGATGAGCGGCAAGTCGTTCGTGCTGACCGGCACGCTGCCCACGCTGTCCCGCGACGAGGCCGGCGCGATGATCGAAGCGGCCGGCGGCAAGGTCTCCGGCTCCGTATCGAAGCGCACTTCGTACGTGGTCGCCGGCGCCGAAGCCGGCAGCAAGCTCGCGAAAGCCGAGGAACTGGGCGTGACGATCCTGGACGAAGCGGGATTGCTGTCGCTGCTGGGCAAGTAACCAGCCAGCGCCTCGATTTCACGGTTGGCATGCGAACATCGGTGCCTGACACCTTTTCCGGATGAATCACCTGGAAAAGGTGTCAGGCACCGGTTATCCAGCGCTGACCGTGTTGACGGCGCCAGTCGCAGGCACCGGTTTCCAACAGCATCCTGGTCAAGAAACATTCTGAACGAGAACAAGCAGATGAATAAAATTCGCAAGGCCGTCTTCCCCGTCGCAGGCCTCGGCAGCCGCTTCCTTCCCGCCACCAAGGCGCAGCCGAAGGAAATGCTGCCCATCGTCGACAAGCCGTTGATCCAGTACGCGGTCGAGGAGGCCGTGGCGGCCGGCATCACCGACCTGGTGTTCATCACCGGCCGCAACAAGCGGGCGATCGAGGATCACTTCGACACCGCCTACGAGCTGGAGGCGGAGCTGGAAGCGGCGCAGAAGCAGCAATTGCTGGAACTCGTGCAGAACGTGATCCCGAAGAACGTCAACTGCATCTACATCCGCCAGTCGGCGCCGCTGGGCCTGGGCCACGCGGTGCTGTGCGCGCGGCCGGTTGTCGGCAACGATCCGTTCGCCGTGCTGCTGGCGGACGACTTCATGGACACGCCGGAAGGCGTGCGCCCCGTGCTGGCGCAGATGACCGAGCGCTACGACTTCGAGCGCGCCAGCCTGCTGGCGGTGCAGGAAGTGCCGCGCGAGAACACGCGCCAGTACGGTATCGTCAGCGCCACCCCGTACCGCGACCGGCTCGAACTGGTCTCCGGCATCGTCGAGAAGCCGACGCCCGAAAAGGCGCCGTCGACGCTGGCCGTGGTGGGCCGCTACGTGCTGTCGGCGCGCATCTTCGATTTCCTCGAGCAGGTGGGCAAGGGCGCCGGCGGCGAGATCCAGCTGACGGACGGCATCGCCGCGCTGCTGCAGCACGAGCGCGTGCTGGCCTTCCGCTACGATGGCCAGCGCTACGACTGCGGCTCCAAGCTGGGCTACCTGAAGGCCACCGTGGCGATGGGCCTGAAGCACCCGGAAACGGGCGCGGACTTCGCCGAGTTCGTGAAGCAGACGA
Above is a window of Pseudoduganella dura DNA encoding:
- the galU gene encoding UTP--glucose-1-phosphate uridylyltransferase GalU, giving the protein MNKIRKAVFPVAGLGSRFLPATKAQPKEMLPIVDKPLIQYAVEEAVAAGITDLVFITGRNKRAIEDHFDTAYELEAELEAAQKQQLLELVQNVIPKNVNCIYIRQSAPLGLGHAVLCARPVVGNDPFAVLLADDFMDTPEGVRPVLAQMTERYDFERASLLAVQEVPRENTRQYGIVSATPYRDRLELVSGIVEKPTPEKAPSTLAVVGRYVLSARIFDFLEQVGKGAGGEIQLTDGIAALLQHERVLAFRYDGQRYDCGSKLGYLKATVAMGLKHPETGADFAEFVKQTKELL